One genomic region from Calditrichota bacterium encodes:
- the folD gene encoding bifunctional methylenetetrahydrofolate dehydrogenase/methenyltetrahydrofolate cyclohydrolase FolD: MSAILIDGKKVAEDIRAELRLRIERLKNKGITPNLTVILVGEDPASQVYVSMKKKACEALELFSETIRLPAQTTQEELVEHIERLNQDPSVHGILVQMPLPSHINSNQIIEVIHPRKDVDGFHPINVGRLVAGTPSFLPCTPAGVIELLTRYGYTPDGKHVVIVGRSNIVGKPLANLLIQKTPAGNATVTVCHTHTKNLSDLTRQADILIAAAGRPRTITGDMVKKGVVVIDVGVNRVDDPTQKRGYHLEGDVDFASVSEKAAAITPVPGGVGPMTIVMLMKNTVQAAEEQSGLI; encoded by the coding sequence ATGTCAGCGATTTTAATTGATGGGAAAAAGGTTGCCGAAGACATTCGCGCGGAACTTCGGCTGCGCATCGAACGGCTTAAAAACAAAGGAATTACTCCCAATTTAACCGTCATACTGGTAGGAGAGGATCCGGCGTCTCAGGTTTATGTTTCGATGAAAAAGAAGGCCTGTGAGGCGCTCGAACTTTTTTCAGAAACCATTCGCTTGCCGGCTCAAACAACACAGGAAGAGCTGGTTGAGCACATCGAACGGCTCAATCAGGATCCTTCCGTTCACGGAATACTGGTGCAAATGCCGCTGCCATCCCATATAAATTCCAATCAGATCATAGAGGTGATTCATCCCCGGAAGGATGTGGACGGATTTCATCCCATCAATGTCGGGAGATTGGTGGCGGGGACGCCGTCGTTTCTTCCCTGTACACCTGCCGGAGTGATTGAGCTGTTAACCCGGTACGGTTACACCCCCGACGGCAAACATGTTGTTATTGTTGGCCGAAGCAATATCGTCGGAAAACCCCTTGCCAATTTGCTGATTCAAAAGACGCCTGCCGGAAATGCCACCGTTACGGTGTGCCATACGCATACAAAAAATCTTTCGGATTTAACGCGGCAGGCGGACATCCTGATCGCTGCTGCCGGGCGCCCTCGGACAATTACGGGGGACATGGTCAAAAAGGGAGTCGTGGTCATCGATGTGGGTGTGAATCGTGTGGATGACCCCACCCAAAAGCGCGGCTATCATCTGGAAGGGGATGTGGATTTTGCCTCGGTTTCTGAAAAAGCCGCTGCCATTACACCCGTTCCCGGTGGGGTTGGCCCGATGACAATCGTCATGCTTATGAAAAATACGGTTCAGGCAGCGGAAGAACAAAGCGGGCTGATTTAG
- a CDS encoding TIGR00282 family metallophosphoesterase encodes MSAKNIVTILFIADIVGDSGLAIFERLIRSVQEKVKADFTIVNGENLNKGKGIRENIANHILQMNVDIITSGNHIWDRKESVAVLRKNPLVLRPINYPSGNPGHGSAILEAKDGTKVGIINAQGRTFMMPTDDPFRAVQNEVHRLSKETKVIFVDFHAEATAEKITLGWFLDGKVSAVIGTHTHVQTADERILPGGTAYITDAGMTGPFDSVIGMKKEIAIQRFLYGTPRQYEVASENLKLNGVFVRINRETGKAVAIERIQLP; translated from the coding sequence ATGTCTGCCAAAAATATAGTTACGATTCTTTTTATCGCCGATATTGTAGGCGACTCGGGACTGGCCATATTTGAACGGCTCATTCGTTCGGTTCAGGAAAAAGTAAAAGCCGATTTCACGATTGTGAATGGTGAAAATCTGAACAAGGGAAAAGGCATTCGGGAAAATATCGCCAATCATATTCTGCAGATGAACGTTGATATCATTACCAGTGGAAATCACATCTGGGACCGCAAGGAATCCGTTGCGGTGTTGCGCAAAAATCCCCTGGTTTTGCGTCCCATTAACTATCCGAGCGGGAATCCGGGGCATGGAAGCGCCATTCTGGAAGCCAAAGACGGAACAAAGGTTGGGATCATTAACGCCCAGGGACGTACATTTATGATGCCCACAGATGATCCGTTTCGGGCGGTTCAGAATGAAGTGCATCGGCTTTCGAAGGAAACAAAAGTTATTTTTGTGGATTTTCATGCGGAGGCCACGGCAGAAAAAATTACGCTGGGGTGGTTTCTGGATGGAAAAGTGTCGGCCGTTATCGGTACACATACGCACGTTCAAACGGCAGATGAGCGCATTTTGCCGGGCGGTACGGCCTATATTACCGATGCCGGAATGACCGGCCCGTTCGATTCAGTAATTGGAATGAAAAAAGAAATTGCGATTCAGAGATTTTTATACGGGACACCCCGCCAGTACGAGGTTGCTTCCGAAAATTTGAAACTGAACGGGGTTTTTGTCCGGATCAACCGCGAAACCGGAAAGGCTGTGGCAATTGAACGTATTCAATTACCGTGA
- the rny gene encoding ribonuclease Y translates to MTILLMIGIAILAFAGGWFGRKISGKHKLTDAEEMAERILADAEREAEALKKTRILEVKDEWYKQKQTFEAETRQRKNELQQLEKRLYQRELNIDRKADFLKKKEKEFEQIEQNLAQRKRELEKRGQELERLIQEENQKLEEVSGLTRNEAKQILIDAMRKEAEAEAAQLIKEIQEQARLTAHREAKEIVIQAIQRAAMTHSVETTVSVVHLPSDEMKGRIIGREGRNIRSFEMETGVEVVIDDTPGAILLSGFDPVRREVAKIAMEKLISDGRIHPGRIEDVVEKARAEFDERIQEIGEQTTMETAVHGLHPDLVRLLGKLKYRTTFGQNVLQHSMEVSHLAGLMAAQLGLDVQLAKRAGLLHDIGKASDNYTEGTLSEIGVEIARKYGEGPIVQNAIAAFEDNVPVISPISILVQAADVISSSRPGARREILEKYIQRLEKIETLARDFEGVEKAYAIQAGREIRVIVEPEKITDAAAEKLALAIAEKIQSEMEYPGQIKITVIREYRAEDYAK, encoded by the coding sequence ATGACCATTCTTCTGATGATTGGAATTGCCATCCTGGCGTTTGCTGGCGGTTGGTTTGGGCGGAAGATTTCCGGAAAGCACAAGTTGACTGACGCGGAAGAAATGGCCGAAAGAATTCTTGCCGATGCCGAACGCGAAGCAGAGGCCCTGAAAAAAACCAGAATTCTGGAAGTTAAGGATGAGTGGTACAAACAGAAACAAACCTTTGAAGCTGAAACGCGTCAGCGAAAAAATGAATTACAGCAGCTTGAAAAACGCCTTTACCAGCGCGAGTTAAATATTGATCGAAAGGCCGATTTTTTAAAGAAGAAGGAAAAGGAATTTGAGCAGATTGAACAGAATTTGGCGCAACGCAAACGGGAATTGGAAAAGCGGGGACAGGAGTTAGAGCGCTTAATTCAGGAAGAAAATCAGAAGTTAGAGGAAGTTTCGGGACTCACCCGCAATGAAGCCAAGCAAATTTTGATTGATGCCATGCGGAAGGAAGCCGAGGCAGAAGCGGCCCAGCTTATCAAGGAGATTCAGGAACAGGCACGCCTGACGGCGCATCGTGAGGCCAAGGAAATCGTCATTCAGGCGATTCAGAGGGCAGCCATGACGCATTCTGTGGAAACAACGGTCTCGGTGGTTCACCTGCCGTCGGATGAAATGAAAGGGCGCATCATTGGACGGGAGGGCCGGAATATTCGATCGTTCGAAATGGAAACGGGCGTGGAGGTTGTTATTGACGATACGCCGGGTGCGATTTTATTGTCGGGATTTGATCCGGTCCGGCGTGAGGTCGCCAAAATTGCCATGGAAAAGCTGATTTCGGACGGCCGGATTCACCCGGGCCGAATTGAGGATGTCGTGGAAAAGGCTCGTGCTGAATTTGATGAGCGCATTCAGGAAATTGGTGAACAAACCACCATGGAAACGGCCGTTCACGGCCTGCACCCGGATTTGGTTCGTCTGTTGGGAAAGTTGAAATACCGCACCACGTTTGGTCAGAATGTGTTACAGCACAGCATGGAGGTTTCCCATCTGGCCGGTCTGATGGCCGCCCAATTGGGTCTGGATGTTCAGCTGGCCAAGCGGGCGGGTCTGCTGCACGATATCGGCAAGGCGTCTGACAATTACACGGAAGGCACGCTTTCGGAAATCGGTGTTGAAATCGCTCGAAAATACGGCGAAGGGCCAATTGTTCAAAATGCCATTGCAGCGTTTGAGGATAACGTACCGGTTATTTCGCCCATCTCCATTCTGGTTCAGGCTGCCGACGTAATTTCAAGCTCCCGGCCCGGTGCCCGGCGAGAGATTCTGGAAAAGTACATTCAGCGATTGGAAAAGATTGAAACGCTGGCCAGAGATTTTGAAGGGGTTGAAAAGGCCTACGCCATTCAGGCCGGACGAGAGATTCGGGTAATTGTGGAGCCGGAAAAAATTACGGATGCCGCAGCCGAAAAACTGGCGCTGGCCATTGCCGAAAAAATTCAATCGGAGATGGAGTACCCCGGGCAAATCAAGATTACGGTGATTCGGGAGTATCGCGCGGAAGATTACGCCAAATAA
- a CDS encoding cell division protein ZapA — MTDDKKTIKVNIYGSEYPIRGQADVDYIVKVADYVDQKMREIDQQLSQKSALKVAILAALNITDELFHEQLEKSELIEKYEKKIQDLLDLINDVSD, encoded by the coding sequence ATGACAGATGACAAAAAAACAATCAAAGTCAATATCTACGGTTCGGAATATCCCATTCGAGGTCAGGCAGATGTTGACTATATTGTAAAAGTTGCTGATTATGTAGATCAAAAAATGCGGGAGATTGATCAGCAGCTTTCACAAAAATCGGCGTTAAAAGTCGCTATTCTGGCTGCATTAAATATTACAGATGAATTGTTTCACGAGCAATTGGAAAAGTCTGAATTAATCGAAAAATACGAGAAGAAAATACAGGACCTTCTGGACCTGATTAACGACGTTTCCGATTAA